In Gemmatimonadaceae bacterium, a genomic segment contains:
- a CDS encoding peroxiredoxin → MQHPEELQPAPDFDLEADDGTRVSLASLRGRTVVLFFYPKDNTSGUTREACDFRDALPRFGEMNAEVFGVSPDSAKSHQKFRAKHALPYPLLVDEEHRLADAYGIWKEKTMYGVKYHGVERTTVVIDANGNIGKIFPKVSIEGHVAAVAEAVGEVGRDRAGE, encoded by the coding sequence ATGCAGCACCCTGAGGAACTTCAGCCCGCACCGGATTTCGATCTCGAAGCCGATGACGGGACGCGCGTTTCACTTGCATCGCTCCGCGGTCGCACGGTTGTGCTTTTCTTCTATCCCAAGGATAACACCTCCGGCTGAACGCGTGAGGCGTGCGATTTTCGCGACGCCCTTCCCCGGTTCGGGGAAATGAACGCAGAGGTTTTCGGAGTCAGCCCGGACAGCGCAAAGTCACACCAGAAGTTTCGTGCCAAGCATGCACTGCCGTATCCGTTGCTGGTTGACGAAGAACACCGCCTCGCTGATGCGTACGGCATCTGGAAGGAGAAGACGATGTACGGCGTCAAATACCATGGCGTCGAGCGCACGACCGTCGTGATCGACGCGAATGGCAACATTGGAAAGATTTTTCCGAAGGTCAGCATCGAGGGCCATGTTGCTGCTGTGGC
- a CDS encoding diacylglycerol kinase family protein: MPVTISRALLIVNPASRRGGRVIRDAKLAFEKAGVVCDAMMTESPGHAADLAKRFAAKYDAVFTLGGDGTAIDVLGALAHSGPPVGILPGGTGNIVARTLGTSMNIGRAVNALLAGEEARIDLGRLHTGRRFAIGMGIGLDATMIEYAPGALKRRLGFFAYVVSASRAFVKLEKFDVRLTVDGEVIEMRASAVMIANFGAVMNDLLAFGHGIERDDGLLDACVYSPRNQRDALRILWRMARKNFAPDPCVFYRKGSSFRIEAIPPRMGQADGELLGNSPFEVMVEPLAGRVLVPKQ, translated from the coding sequence ATGCCTGTCACAATCTCGCGCGCGCTTCTCATTGTCAACCCTGCTTCGCGCCGGGGTGGCCGGGTGATTCGCGATGCAAAGCTGGCGTTCGAGAAAGCCGGGGTCGTCTGCGACGCGATGATGACCGAATCGCCCGGCCATGCGGCCGATCTCGCGAAAAGGTTTGCGGCGAAATACGACGCCGTGTTCACACTTGGTGGCGACGGCACGGCGATCGACGTACTTGGCGCCCTGGCGCATTCCGGGCCTCCGGTTGGAATCCTCCCAGGAGGCACTGGCAACATTGTCGCTCGAACGCTGGGGACGTCGATGAACATCGGCCGGGCGGTGAACGCATTGCTTGCCGGTGAGGAGGCCCGCATCGATCTGGGTCGGCTGCACACGGGTAGGCGGTTCGCGATCGGGATGGGGATCGGGCTCGACGCGACGATGATCGAGTATGCGCCGGGTGCACTCAAGCGACGGCTGGGATTCTTTGCGTATGTCGTCTCGGCCAGTCGGGCGTTTGTGAAGCTGGAAAAGTTCGACGTTCGGCTGACAGTCGATGGCGAGGTGATCGAGATGCGGGCGTCGGCCGTAATGATTGCGAATTTCGGGGCGGTGATGAACGATCTCCTTGCCTTCGGGCACGGTATCGAGCGGGACGATGGTTTGCTGGATGCGTGCGTGTATTCGCCGCGAAACCAGCGTGATGCGCTGCGGATTCTGTGGAGGATGGCGCGGAAGAACTTTGCGCCTGACCCGTGTGTCTTCTATAGGAAGGGAAGCTCGTTCCGGATCGAGGCGATTCCGCCAAGAATGGGGCAGGCGGATGGTGAGTTGCTTGGGAATTCGCCGTTTGAGGTGATGGTGGAGCCGCTGGCCGGGCGGGTGTTGGTGCCCAAGCAGTAG
- a CDS encoding protein kinase produces the protein METAGTVEQLNSSLTGRYAIEREIGRGGMATVYLARDLRHDRRVALKLLLAELGAILGPERFLSEIRVTANLQHPNLLPLFDSGEADGRLFYVMPFAEGESLRHRLAREKQLPIAEALRIATACASALDYAHRNHVIHRDLKPENILLSAGQPVIADFGIALAVSNAGGARITQSGLSLGTPQYMSPEQAAGDRDIDGRSDIYSLACVVYEMLTGDPPHTGSTVQAVIAKVLVEKPRSARSQRERIPEHVDAAIERALAKIPADRWATAGEFGQALTDPSMTSAAHELSASGTSPSSYPQRTRTAARIRLFAWPAVAGIAVIMAVAAWWKLSSTPADKPITFVEAMPPNAKLAIEPSSVAFAPDGGSIVYSGIAGGSRRLYLRQLASPSARELPGTDDAILPFFSPDSRWIAFATEAGVLFKVPVRGGPPVQIGRTPAWRGGAWSSSGDILVGSDSGLYRISAAGGQAEMLTKRDIAKGEQGHVQPMFLPDGRTFAFRVEAATSRADDQLAVGSLNEKGYHLLGVRGGNPLGLFRGRLFYGRPGGIIAAIPFDARRRKINGEATTILEEVSVFAGAAASFAADGSLVYVKSNNASQLIITNDHAVSTGEGTPPRRYTRPRFSPDGRRVAVEISSTGTNRSDIWAYDIKSGVLSRLTSQSTSQSPEWTPDGTRLVYVRGGEIWQIPADGSGSEERLFASRTAVREIGLSPDGKLAIFRVENPRTRSDVWLLPLEGETAQRKPSPLLTSAFNEQGARISPDGRWLTYVSDESGRYEVYVRPFPRLGPRAQISVNGGAEPVWTANGSRIIYRAAGKFMAASVSYGSGITVTMRHQLFEDEYQSSLFRSNYDVDRTGETFVLMKPVDKPEIVVMLDGLNALLAAGSDKR, from the coding sequence TTGGAGACAGCGGGCACAGTCGAACAGCTCAACAGCTCGCTGACTGGACGTTACGCGATCGAGCGCGAGATCGGTCGCGGCGGAATGGCCACCGTCTACCTCGCGCGCGATCTCCGGCATGACAGGCGAGTGGCACTCAAGCTTCTCCTCGCTGAGCTCGGCGCAATCCTTGGCCCTGAGCGATTTCTCAGCGAGATCCGGGTTACCGCAAACCTTCAGCACCCGAATCTGTTGCCGCTGTTCGATTCGGGCGAAGCGGACGGACGTCTCTTCTATGTAATGCCATTCGCTGAAGGCGAGTCACTTCGACATAGATTAGCCCGCGAGAAACAGCTTCCGATCGCCGAAGCGCTCCGCATCGCAACTGCGTGCGCCAGCGCGCTCGATTACGCGCATCGCAACCATGTCATTCACCGCGATCTCAAGCCCGAGAACATTCTCCTCAGCGCGGGGCAGCCGGTAATAGCGGACTTCGGTATCGCCCTCGCCGTTTCCAATGCCGGCGGCGCACGCATCACGCAAAGCGGTCTGTCGCTTGGTACGCCCCAATACATGAGCCCGGAACAAGCAGCCGGAGATCGCGACATAGATGGACGAAGCGACATCTACAGCCTCGCGTGCGTGGTTTACGAGATGTTGACCGGAGATCCACCGCACACCGGAAGCACTGTGCAAGCAGTAATCGCGAAGGTACTAGTCGAGAAGCCACGAAGCGCTCGATCGCAGCGGGAGCGGATACCTGAACACGTTGATGCTGCTATCGAGCGCGCTCTCGCAAAGATTCCTGCAGATCGGTGGGCAACCGCAGGCGAGTTCGGCCAAGCCTTGACCGACCCATCGATGACATCGGCGGCGCACGAGTTGAGCGCGTCGGGAACCTCGCCGAGCTCTTACCCACAGCGTACGAGAACTGCGGCAAGGATCCGCCTCTTTGCGTGGCCTGCAGTGGCGGGAATTGCAGTAATTATGGCAGTCGCTGCCTGGTGGAAACTCTCATCAACTCCAGCCGACAAGCCGATTACGTTCGTCGAGGCCATGCCGCCGAATGCGAAGCTCGCGATCGAGCCAAGCTCGGTCGCTTTCGCTCCAGATGGCGGCTCGATCGTTTACTCGGGGATAGCTGGAGGCAGCAGACGTCTGTATCTAAGGCAGCTTGCTTCGCCGTCCGCACGCGAGCTTCCGGGCACTGACGACGCGATTCTCCCCTTTTTCTCTCCTGACAGCCGATGGATCGCATTCGCTACCGAAGCGGGCGTTCTATTCAAGGTGCCAGTAAGGGGTGGGCCACCGGTTCAGATCGGACGCACGCCTGCGTGGCGCGGCGGTGCATGGAGTTCGAGCGGAGATATTCTTGTCGGCAGCGATAGCGGGCTCTATCGGATCTCTGCCGCGGGAGGTCAGGCCGAAATGCTCACCAAACGCGACATCGCGAAGGGCGAGCAGGGGCACGTGCAACCGATGTTCCTGCCAGACGGACGGACGTTCGCATTCAGAGTCGAAGCCGCAACCTCGCGAGCCGACGATCAGCTCGCCGTGGGTTCGCTGAATGAAAAAGGATATCACCTGCTCGGTGTTCGTGGTGGCAACCCGCTCGGCCTCTTCCGGGGCAGGCTGTTTTATGGTCGCCCCGGAGGCATCATCGCTGCGATCCCATTCGATGCGCGACGGAGGAAGATCAACGGAGAAGCGACAACTATCCTCGAGGAAGTCAGCGTCTTCGCGGGCGCTGCTGCTTCGTTCGCTGCTGACGGCTCACTTGTCTACGTCAAATCGAATAACGCGAGCCAGCTCATCATTACGAACGATCACGCTGTCTCGACGGGAGAGGGCACTCCGCCTCGCCGTTACACTCGCCCTCGTTTTTCGCCGGACGGTCGTCGCGTGGCCGTCGAGATCTCATCCACAGGAACGAATCGTTCGGATATCTGGGCCTATGACATCAAGTCCGGAGTACTTTCGCGTCTCACGTCCCAATCGACGTCGCAATCGCCGGAGTGGACCCCCGATGGAACGCGCCTCGTTTATGTGCGCGGTGGAGAGATCTGGCAGATCCCAGCCGATGGGAGCGGGTCTGAGGAAAGGCTTTTTGCTTCGCGTACTGCGGTGAGGGAGATTGGTTTGTCTCCCGATGGCAAGCTTGCAATTTTTCGTGTTGAGAATCCGCGGACACGGTCAGACGTCTGGCTGTTGCCGCTGGAGGGCGAGACTGCGCAACGAAAGCCATCTCCGCTCCTGACGAGCGCGTTCAATGAACAAGGGGCGCGCATATCACCTGATGGTCGCTGGCTCACCTACGTCTCCGATGAGTCGGGGCGATACGAGGTATATGTGCGACCATTTCCGCGGCTCGGCCCGCGCGCTCAGATATCAGTTAATGGTGGCGCCGAACCTGTCTGGACTGCGAACGGCTCGCGCATTATTTACCGCGCGGCGGGCAAGTTCATGGCCGCAAGCGTGAGTTATGGTTCAGGGATTACCGTAACGATGCGGCACCAGCTGTTCGAAGACGAGTATCAATCTTCGCTCTTCCGCTCCAATTACGACGTCGATCGTACAGGAGAGACTTTTGTGCTGATGAAGCCTGTCGACAAGCCCGAGATCGTTGTGATGCTGGATGGACTGAATGCGTTATTAGCCGCAGGTTCAGACAAGCGTTGA
- a CDS encoding prephenate dehydrogenase/arogenate dehydrogenase family protein has product MKSAGSVAVIGLGLIGGSVARCLAARGIPVLGYDSNPSHLDAAISEGVVSRRLSPGLEDIGDAETVVIAVYGDSVFDVLRSIEQHSTAAQLVTDVGSTKRSIVSAAVRLGLGPRFVGSHPFSGDHRSGWAASRMDLFEGATVYLCPAADTLPTTFALARQLWMSLGAKPEVIDAGAHDDLLAWSSHLPQLVSTALALALADAGITRRQLGRGGHDVTRLAAGSPNVWTAVALDNAPAIEAAVSAVQRELELFRETLRRGDARALSQRFAKACDWSVRVDD; this is encoded by the coding sequence ATGAAGTCCGCTGGTAGTGTCGCCGTTATCGGGCTGGGATTGATCGGCGGATCGGTCGCGCGCTGCCTCGCGGCACGGGGGATTCCTGTCCTCGGATATGATTCCAATCCGTCTCACCTCGACGCTGCCATATCGGAAGGAGTAGTCTCGCGTCGGCTGTCGCCCGGCCTGGAGGATATCGGCGACGCCGAGACCGTTGTGATTGCGGTTTATGGCGACTCCGTTTTTGATGTTTTGAGAAGCATTGAGCAGCACTCGACAGCCGCGCAGTTGGTCACCGACGTCGGAAGCACCAAGCGCAGCATTGTCTCGGCGGCAGTGAGGCTGGGACTGGGGCCGAGGTTTGTCGGTTCGCACCCATTTTCAGGCGACCATCGCTCTGGCTGGGCGGCGTCTCGCATGGATCTGTTCGAAGGCGCCACTGTCTATCTCTGTCCCGCCGCAGACACCCTGCCGACGACATTCGCTTTGGCCAGGCAGCTATGGATGTCGCTTGGCGCAAAGCCTGAGGTCATCGACGCGGGCGCTCACGATGACTTGCTGGCGTGGTCGAGCCATCTGCCGCAGCTGGTGTCGACTGCCCTTGCTCTGGCGCTCGCCGACGCGGGGATCACTCGACGGCAACTGGGACGCGGCGGACACGATGTCACTCGCCTCGCAGCCGGCTCACCGAACGTGTGGACCGCCGTCGCGCTCGACAATGCACCCGCGATTGAAGCTGCCGTTTCCGCAGTACAGCGGGAACTCGAGCTGTTTCGCGAAACTTTGCGTAGAGGCGACGCACGCGCGCTGAGTCAGCGCTTCGCGAAAGCGTGTGACTGGTCGGTTCGGGTGGATGACTAG
- a CDS encoding chorismate mutase, whose protein sequence is MSSIGEEESPALAELEECREEIGRIDREFVALLRSRVDLAQRTGTLKRALGFPILDPQREASVIRGAVTQAREAGLAEETVREIFWHILGLSRRAQQMEKG, encoded by the coding sequence ATGAGCTCGATTGGCGAGGAAGAATCACCGGCCCTCGCCGAGCTGGAGGAGTGCCGCGAGGAGATAGGGCGAATCGACAGGGAGTTTGTGGCGCTGCTGCGGAGCCGTGTGGATCTGGCGCAGCGGACGGGGACGCTGAAGCGCGCTCTCGGATTTCCGATCCTCGATCCGCAACGGGAGGCAAGCGTGATTCGCGGCGCTGTCACACAGGCGCGTGAAGCAGGGCTGGCAGAAGAGACGGTGCGCGAGATATTCTGGCACATTTTGGGTCTATCACGAAGGGCCCAGCAGATGGAGAAAGGATGA
- the aroF gene encoding 3-deoxy-7-phosphoheptulonate synthase, protein MIIVTRPNITERELDHIRERIEAAGLRTHLSRGERRTIVGCIGDESLLEGIALRSLPGVESVMPVLRPYKLASLDFAAERTIVNVGPGASFGGKALAIIAGPCSVENIDMLRDTAVSVRAAGASILRGGAFKPRSSPYSFQGLGVDALRMLAEVRLQTGLPVVTEVLDTRDVEVVAEHADMLQVGARNMQNFALLAELGRIQRPVLLKRGLSATITELLMAAEYIMAHGNGDVVLCERGIRTFETATRNTLDISAIPILKRESHLPIIVDPSHAGGDADLVAPLAFAAIAAGADGVIVEVHPAPERALSDGDQSLTFPAFADLMARLAPFAAAADRKLPRPVPSASLPGTTSRELVR, encoded by the coding sequence ATGATCATCGTCACACGTCCGAACATCACCGAGCGCGAGCTCGATCACATCCGCGAGCGGATTGAGGCAGCCGGTCTCCGAACACATCTTTCACGCGGCGAACGAAGGACGATAGTCGGCTGCATCGGCGACGAATCGTTACTGGAAGGCATCGCCCTTCGCTCGTTGCCTGGAGTCGAGTCGGTGATGCCGGTGCTCAGGCCGTACAAGCTTGCCTCTCTCGATTTTGCCGCTGAGAGAACCATCGTCAATGTCGGGCCGGGCGCGTCGTTCGGAGGCAAGGCGCTGGCCATTATCGCCGGGCCTTGTTCCGTCGAGAATATTGACATGCTCCGCGACACCGCCGTTTCCGTTCGAGCGGCGGGGGCGTCCATTTTGCGCGGCGGGGCGTTCAAGCCGCGTAGCTCCCCATACAGCTTTCAGGGTCTTGGTGTCGATGCCCTCCGCATGCTCGCTGAGGTGCGCTTGCAGACCGGGCTGCCTGTCGTCACTGAAGTCCTCGACACCCGCGACGTGGAGGTTGTAGCCGAGCATGCCGACATGCTTCAAGTGGGGGCGCGCAACATGCAGAACTTCGCGCTGCTCGCTGAGTTGGGACGCATACAGCGGCCGGTCCTTCTAAAGCGCGGACTCTCGGCCACGATAACGGAGCTGCTGATGGCGGCCGAATACATAATGGCGCACGGAAATGGCGACGTTGTCCTTTGCGAGCGCGGCATACGTACCTTTGAGACGGCGACCCGCAACACTCTCGACATCTCCGCCATTCCCATCCTCAAGCGAGAAAGCCACTTGCCGATCATCGTCGATCCAAGTCACGCCGGCGGTGATGCAGATCTCGTTGCCCCCCTTGCATTCGCAGCGATCGCGGCCGGCGCGGATGGCGTGATCGTCGAGGTGCATCCGGCTCCCGAGCGCGCCCTTTCGGATGGCGATCAGTCTCTGACGTTCCCTGCGTTCGCCGATCTGATGGCGCGTCTCGCACCCTTTGCCGCCGCCGCCGACCGCAAGCTCCCCCGACCCGTTCCGAGCGCGTCGCTTCCCGGGACTACCTCCCGGGAACTGGTGCGGTGA